The DNA segment CCTTTTCCAACGATCCGCCCGTGCTTCCCGCGGGTGCGGTCAAGAGGAAATGTCCCCCAGGATTGCCGATTTTCGATATCAAGAAGAAGAGAACGCAACAGATTCATCCCGCGAAGAAGCAAGCCGCTCCTGTTGCCACGCTACCTGTTGTACAGAACAACGCAAAGTCACCTCGAAAACTGCCAATGGAGCACGTTGTCCCAACGAAGAGACCGGCGAACGCCGTCGGAGAGGCTGGTCCTAGTCGAACACCCACGACGCCAAGCTCGAAACCATCATCAAGCCCGGTGCTTTCTAACGACACGAGAAATATATTGGACGGTTGCGGGTTGAACATCCCCGCGAGTCTCAGCATAACTCTGACCGCGCCAAAATCGCCTGGTAACAGTGGTGGATACCCCGAACCAAGCGACTCCAAAGACAATCGAAAGAACGCTCTGGGTAAAGTAAGTCCCAGCATCACCCTGAACGATAGGTCTGTCGATCCACGGGTATTGAAAGCCTTGAAAGCAGGGCAAATAAGAATGCCCGCGCCACCGAAACCGAGGCAGACTAAACAACCAGACGTGAACCAGCCGCATCGACAGACGCCTCCTGGTAAACGGAAAAGGAACCAGGAATCGAGGGACATTCTGGATCTCAGCGGGGTAAAGAAAGTAGACATACATCCATTGAGAATACCGCAGCCAGTAACGAAACTGAAGGCGAAATCGACACCTCGAGACATGCCGAATATTCCGGATCAGGGACAGGTTGTGACTGTAGTTGGTGGTCAGAGGTATTATCGAGCGCCACCAGGTTCTCTAACACCGGCGGCGCATCGAGTAAGCGATTGCCCACTTCCAACACCGTCGAGAACACCGGTCTATGCACCTGGTCTCTCCAGTCCTTTGAACAGTAGCAGACCGAGCACGAATCTTTCGTCTGTTTTTCCTAGTCTGCAGAGTCTTTACGCTCTAAGGTAAGTGATATGGGCGTATAATTTATTCCATTTATTCATCTATGCCGAATATATAATTACTGTGTGTAAAATGACACTAATTTTTCATATTACGTTCTGTTATAAGTCAAGCACCGAATCTTCAACAATTTCAAATGGATGCGAGGCTAAGGCTACCGCGAGGGACGGACACAAATGCCTCCAGCATATCCAACACGGACAACAGGAACATGAATGCTAATATACCCGGAAAGAGTCATCTAGCTGCTCAGTGTGCGCCAGCGAAACCAGCAAGATCGTCCGTGGCACCTTTGGCTGTTGCCATAACCAAGCAACAGCAATCGACTGAAAAACCCGTTGCTTGCATAAACAGGTCTACCGCGAACGAGATCAGCAAGACACCTGCGTTCCGCAATAACGAATCTCTCGACTCTACGGAATCTGGTCAACAACAATCGTCCGTCCAGTCAAAGTACCCGCCAGTTACGGAAGCCAACAGTCGGTATTCGCCGCGAAACGGTAACGGTAGTGGTAACGTGAACAACGAGGACAAAACATCCGTCGAAACTCCTCGAGATTCTGCGTCGGAAACGAGTAACGATACTAGAAAAGAGCCGGAGAATTCGTCGCGGCAAACACCGAATCGTGAGGCAGCTAGTCCAAGGGTATCATCGACGGCTTCTCCGTCACCGCCTCCCGGAGATACGAATGCAAATAGAAACGACGAGACTACTCGCAGCGACGACAACGTGAACACCGTCTCGAATGGAATCGACAGTAATCTACCGGCGCCAAGTCCAACGAAAAATAACAATATAGGCGCGGAAGTGTCGAGTAGCAAGTCGCCCGCTAGTCCAGATTCTAGCTCGGTTACGATTGAAACTCCTTCCAGAAAAAGTTGCTCCACAGTGGAGCAAGGTCTTTCTTCCCCCTCGCAAACGGCAGACGCACCGAAGTCTTCGGAGAATTCGACAAAAGCTGACAATAACGTCGTCGAGGACTCGACCAACGATAACGACAAGAAAACTTCCTTCAAACAAGCCGACGCGAAACAATTGACTTCCGAGATGTTCGAGAAGAGATTGTTGGCTGCATTTCCTTCTAACGAATGGGCAAACAACCCGATAGCTGCAGTGCATCTTGGAAACTTTTTAAAAAGTTTGAACGCGTCGATCAAGTCGGAGAACAAAATGGAGAGCGTAGGGTCGGAGAAGGTTGAAAATCAGCTCGCGTGCAACGATGCGACACGTTTAAATAACGAAGCCTCGTCTAAACCTCGCACAGACGTCTCCGAGTCGTCTTAATAAGATGGATAACTGCGTTGGCGATGCACGAAACTCTTCGTTTTTGAACGAACGACAAAGCTACGTCACTGCCGGATACCAATACAATGTCGTCGAATGACTTTTAGCGTGGATATGTGTACCGATTACTAAATATTTAGGATTCTTTAAGATCTTATATAGGAACACGGTGTACGCACGCCGTACGATACAGGGAAAAATACAGCATGGACGCTgtggaaattttattttttcaaattttttaaaAACACACATCCCTCAAGAAATTCTATCTATGTATAGTTGCTTTGTCGAGGCAGCAACGTTCCACGAGTCGCTCGATTTCAATAACGTCGACTATTAACTTTTCGATGGCTAACGAACAAGGAATTTTATAAAACTACGATTGGTATGATTCGTACAATGGTTTTACTTGTAACGTGAAAATTGTTCCTACTTCGGTCCGTATGATAACTACGTGAAAGCAGAATGTTTATCGAAGTACCTCGCATCGCATTAAGAGCCGTTTCGCAATGATTTCGATTTTGACTGTTCAAACTCCGAAACTGACTACGTATGTGGACGCAGAAATAAATTAGCACAACGAAAATCGATTAGCCGATACAATTTCTGCTTTCCTATTCAACTACAATTGTAAAACGTTACGTGTACGTAAAATAAGAAACACAGGGAccgaatttaaaaagaaaaataaaaacaagAACTCGAGAAAAAGGCTAGAATACAATTATTTGTACAACGTATGAATGATATCTACGCTATTGTTAGTTCATTATTTACTTTGCGTTACGTTTCACTATGAGTTACTattatgtatacgttgtatatataataattgtTATGTTATGCGActgtattatattatatgtattatttcttgatctgtatatatttataatcgcgCGAGTATGTCGTTTTTGCAAGATGTGCGCAAAATCCTATTACTTTGTAAGTTCAGAAATGTTCAACTTAAATCGAAAGAAATCTCATATTACTTTAATGCCGTCAAAATTTTTCAGTTCAACTGTATGCATGTTGATTTTTAATTGACAGAAAACAAACATGTAATAACAAAAGGATATATCATTATATACTTAAGATAAGAATCATATTTTCTTTTAACAACCCAAATCAAAGACTGAGAAAATTTTTCGCACATCAAACAACATGAAGTGACCGGACATTTTATCATGGTGACATCTATTAACGTTACTAAACGTACAAATTGAACTTTTTCATTATTCGCATACGGGCATAGAAGAACACTTACCAATTCGCTGTAGATGTTGTTCCTGTAGTCCCATAACAGCATtgctgagagaaagagagagaaagagagagggggagagacagTTGAAAGCTCTAAAACAGAATGTGAGTGAATGATATTAAAAAGTGAGCTTTCGTAATTCTACAATTTGCTAAGATTTAAACACGCCGGTGTTTTATTAGATTGATTACTCATGAAAAATATGTTCTCCAAACTAAATATGAAAAGAATACAGTACCTTGACTTTTACTCAGTATTTTTTCCATAATTTCAACTGTATTTCACTACATTACGCTACTCTAAACTTTTTCACTTAATATTTGAAACTTCCGAAGAGCAACGATCATTCGCGCGCAATGGTGTTCGGCAACCTACTGCCTAATGCCTCCTACCGGAAACAATCCGCAAACATATAAGCAATATAAGCGTCTATGTACTTTATATGACTACGTTATATTTTTCGTACAAATTTattatatagaaaataatacGAAATGCGCCCTTTactaatatatttgttttttaatACTATATTGTTATTAATACAAACAAGAATTTAACGAAACGGTTGATTTCCAAAAGTAGACAGCAGCGCCATGCTGGCCAAGCGAATTCTGCGCGAATTACACCTCTTCAAATAAATACATAACTTAAAGGTTATATAGATGTCGTAAGTATGGTTTTCGAGAAAATGAGAGGTTAACCTCTTCCGTGGGTAAGCGGCTGTGCGAACAAGAGTTTTTGCTTTATTTAAAGGGTGTGAGTGAAAATGAGTAATACAAAAGAAAATTCTACGGCTCCGGTAAAAAATACTACCGCTGGGAACACAAAACCTTATGGAAAAATTGTGCTAACACTACAAAATTGTCTTTTGCCCGACGAAAAACTGAATTCGACGCCGTCTCATTTAGATGGACTAGACGCAGAAACCGAAACCGATTTAAGAATATTAGGATGCGAACTGATACAAACAGCTGGTATTTTATTGAAATTACCGCAGGTTCGTAGCTTTTTCATAAATAAATACTTGTTTATAAACGTCATAACCTATATAACCTTTAAACGGACAATTTACGTTTTGAGCTTCCTTAATTTTCAGGTTGCAATGGCCACAGGACAAGTAATATTTCAACGATTTTATTATAGTAAATCATTAGTTAGACATAATATGGAAACAACTGCAATGGGTTGTATTTGTTTAGCATGTAAAATTGAAGAAGCACCGAGGCGTATCAGAGATGTCATTAATGTGTTTAATCACATAAAACAAGTTTCCAGTCAAAAGTGAGTAAAATTATCTACATTTCTTTATATTACTTATTCGCACAATATCTAACAAGTAATTCCTTTAGGCCAATTCAACCAGTAATACTTGACCAAAATTACGTTGCATTAAAGAATCAGGTAATTAAATCAGAGAGAAGAGTTCTAAAGGAATTGGGTTTCTGTGTTCATGTGAAACACCCTCATAAAATTATTGTTATGTACTTGCAAGTGTTAGGGTATGAGAAAAATCATGCTCTAATGCAACAGTGTTGGAATTATATGAACGATTCTTTAAGATCCGATGTATTCTTAAGACATCAACCAGAAACTGTTGCTTGCGCGTGTGTATATCTGGGAGCGAGACAACTTCAATTACCTCTACCTACTTCACCAGCTTGGTTTTCCCTTTTTAAAGTTAACGAATCTGCAATTAGAGATGTTTGCCGGCGTATATTGCGACTGTATTTCCGACCCCGCGTTAAACCAGAACAATTAGAAAAACGCGTAGAGGAGCTTCGTCGGCAATACGAGGAAGCAAGAACTAAAGCAAGAAGTGGCGATGTCGATAGTCACACACCGAGCCCACCACTGCCTAAACATCATAATGCCTGGGGCGGATTTATTAGCCGTAGCGGTACGCACGCAGCGCCCGAAAGAACAAAATCGCCTAGGTACGATATTCTAGCGAATAGTGTAACGAATATAACTAATGCATATTCTCATATTTAAACCCGCTTTTTATCTCTGCTTTAGACGTTCTAAATCACCAAGTACTTCACCGTCTAGGGGTGAAGGAACAAAACATTCCAAGAGAAAGAAACACAGTAGGAGCAGATCTCGCAGCCATAGTCATGGACGATCACGAAAACCGAAAAAAGCTCAACGAAGACGATCCGGCAGTCACAAATCATCACGTAGTCGTTATAGATCACGCAGCCGATCTCGAGACAGAGATGTAGAAAAATCAAGTAAACATCGCAGTAAACACAGACGACACTGAATTTTCCaatgtataaaaaaatattcgtgtatattacaaaaaaaaaaaaaatactgcgATCGCAAGTGGCAGTCGCATCCGAACTGTAATATAAAACGGGGCCTTTTTTACCTCTGTTAATATCGAACTTAAATAGGACAATTTATTTCTACTGTATGGTACATATCTTTTGAGTTAATTTAAAAACCGTAACAGTAggatttaaaataaattatttctaaGAGCATTGAGTCAAAGTACCACAAGGAAAACGGTACgttctcgaaaaaaaaaaaattacaagtAACGATACTTAAGAGGAGGCGTGTATTTAATACAAAAgttgaaaataaaattttatattcaTGTATTATAATCTATTATTTTGTAAAACCCAGCGGGTGCTGCCTTCTTTCTTTCAGCAGATAATACTGCTGAAAAATCTAGTGCCGTTAATTGGGGAAGAATGTGAACAATGTAGCCTCTATAATATGGAAGGTTTTCAATAGGATTTCCATGTAGCGTTAAAGTTTTGAGATTTTGCAACTTTTTCAATTTCACAATATCGTTTATGTTCGAAATATTGTTTCCGTGtaaataaacaatttttaaattCGGAAATTTTGTGATATCATCCCCAATTTTTCCTATCTCATTAAATGAAAGATCAAGCCAGCTAAGGTGTACTGGATCATCGAGAACTTTTTTCGTAAGATTTTCAAATCCGTCCATTGACGTCAATGAATTATTGCTTAACCACAGTGAGCATGTTACGAAACGATCTGCAGACGTTCGTAATGGAATTTTACCTGTCCTCACTGCTTGTGGACGTTTATTTGCCAATTCTCTTGTAATAAAGTAAAAAATCTTATTAACATTTTTTCCTTGGCACCACCAAGCAGTGTTGTATAATTTTAATGATGCATATGCGAGCTTCAAACTGAAaaaaaatgttatattttataacATACCATCCATTGTACTTGCTTTTTTAAATGATAGGTCCAATGGGGCGGCTATTATCATTTCTTGACGTTCATTTCGTCTGTAATCAGAAAGTGATTTTTCGTAAGGAATGGCGTCCATTTAGTGTTCGAGGGATAAAAGATTCGTCAAGGAAATTTTGGAGAAATTACTCCAACGTTAATATTAGAAATGCATTCAGAGTGTTCACGCAAAATCCTTCATTAATTATCagtattattaataaaattttcGTATCTCATCTAGCACTCTTATCTCCATAATTTTTTCAAATAATACAGACAGTCACTTATCCGATAATTGTAgtcatatgtatatgtatatgtatttaACCGCGAGATAACATAAAATATAAAGTGACAACTTTAATCACTCACATAATGGTATGAATAAATTTAATTATACTAACAGttcaataatttttaaaatGAAACCACACAAAATTTGAGAAACTTACCGCGGGTATACCTTTCGTAattcaaatgaaactaaattGAAGCAAATGCGTTTTTGAACACTTAGATATGTAACAAGAATTAATGATGCTAGAGGGTGCTGTCGAGAATGTATGCATTCCATAGTCACATTATCATCTACACATTTTATGAACATCTGAGGCGTAAGCTTTTAACGGCGGTAAACGGAATTAAAAACATCATTTTGATGTAAGTCAACTAAACAAGGAATTTATGATAATTTAACATAAGAATTACATTTAAATCGTGATACTATACCGTGCGATATAAGAGACGAATAGCTCGGCTACACTTTTTACTTTAAGTGTATTGAAAATGCCGCGAACAAAACATGTTCGGAAACCAAAACAAGGACAGcaatttgcagaagaaagtgattTATTAATCAGAGATTTCGAGCGGCAAGCATATGTAAGAATTTCAAAAATGGAGGCACAAGCAAAAATGGCAATAAAAAGTTTCGAAACTTTTATTAACGTTACTTTATCTCGTCTTCCGACTGAGATACAGCAAATGACTCTCGGTGAAATTCTTAAGGCGAGCGACGAGAAAGAAAATTGTAACGAAGTTTCGTCGTCTGTTGACGATTATTTGTTAGCACCGCCAGCGACAATAGTCAAAGAAAAGAAAGCCGGGAAAAGAATTACCAACGCATCCGATGACGGATACGTCACCGAGGGAGTTGTCACAACGCGCGCATCGAGAACTACAAGGGTCGAATCTTCTAATGTTAGAAGAACACGTAGCAGTTCGAGGAATGCCACGACGAAGCTTAGTGAAATAAATCAAGGAACAGTAAAGAAGGTAACCAGGAAGGAACGTAATAAAGAGTCTATAAAAAATGATAAATTTAAAACTCCTGCTACTTTAAAACCTGGGAGGAATGAATACGGTCTCGTGACCCCAAAAATAAAGCCTAACACTCCTTTGAATGTATTAAGACGGCCAAGGCAAGGAGAAATGGTTCTCAGTATGCAAGGTAGCCCATTACTGGTTTCTGCAGTTATTCAAGAAAATACTGCTAACATTAATGTGCCCTTACGCAATGGCAATGTTATATCTTTATTACCCAACGATGGTCTGCGTATGTCACATATTCCTGAGCTAGACCCAGAGACAATGAGACAACTAGAAACTCTGAAAAATCATATCGACAAAGTTATCTCAACAAAATAGTTAAAATAACAATagatttttataaaatatatgtTATATTGTTTACTATTGCGTGACACGAATGAAACTGATGTAAAGCATTCTTGAACGGATCATTACTTTCCTTATTACTTTTCTTATGACTCTATTACAAGTGACATGactgaaataaatataattacatcatcatttaatatatatatttataaatgtaGGCAGCATCTCCTGCAATCTCTTGTACCTTGGGACACAATAAGATTTTTCTAGCTCGTTAAGATAACACGATATTGTAGAATAAGAAAATCAATATTTTGGATTGAAATTTTTCTACAATAGATCAATATTATGTAATATGTTGAGGTCAACAATTTTGTATacaataaaaattgaaaagacTAACAATTGAATTGTAATTTGAATATATGTATCTATTATAATGAGAGCATTTAATACATTaatgaattatttaaaaattaatgttTAGACTATTTGTTGTATTACTTCATGAATAGCTCTTTAAAACATCTCTTTCACACTGTCTGTATTACATTTATTTTGCTTTTCCCTGTTAGTACGTTTATATCACACTTGGCGGGTAAAAAGACAGTAGAGCGCGTTTGTACCACAACTGTACTTACATGTCTAACCATTAACGTGCATGCGCATACATGCTATATAGATCTGTCAAACGAACGAACTACCTATATTTGCATTGTTATACTTTGTGACAATTGTGTAGTGTCTTTAGATTGTATAAAAAAAATCGTGTGTAAAATATCGTAATGTCCGTTCCGTGATCACTATAAGCTAACGTGATTTTATAGTAACTTATTACTTTCGATATTATTCGCCGTACACAATAAGGGTGTGAAATATATAAGTGAATGAAGAATGTCAAAGTACGTGCCATTGAGTTCGTTAACACGAATGTTTAAGTAATCCAAGATAAATATCTATTAATTTCAATAAGACGGAACAATATTGCATGCATTCACTCTTATGTTTTTATGTTAATTTTTTACTATTACTGTATAAGATTTCGGAAAAAGTAACAAGTTTATTGTTCTTTCAGATTGTTTCATAAGTAActcttatattaaatatatattataaaatgtAAGATAACCTTAACGAATTTTACATTTGTAAATGTTATCTAATCATACCATGTATAAAAAAGTAAAGGTCCTGCAGTGCATTCGAAcaaaataattaatatcttaAATTTATGTCCATTTCTTTGTACAATTTAACTAAATATATCGATCTCCTTCTAAACATAACATAGATATGTTTAAAGAACGTCTCTAATATAAAAATCAACATGGTGCGTGtaatcacagtacataattttCTGGGACAAAATATCACACAAATTGAGGAACCAACTGCGAGCTGCATAGCAAATGCATCTGGACATGAAATGCTTCTTTTAGCGCTTtcaacgcattgcattgaagtaTGGGAATTGATGATGTCTGATATTAAGTTACATACTGTTTTTCCCACTGTGGATATGATTAATCAAATGATGCATTGCTCCAAAGGAGATTACGTTGTGACATTAGAATCAAAATTATCTAGAGATGCGAGCATTAATAATCATTCAGGAAAGACAATTAACAATTTTGTCAGAATCTATGTTAATTGGATAATGGTGAAAGATCAAAGTCAACCTATGCGTGCTAGAATAGCAGGACGTGTTACACCGAGTTTAAATCGACCATTGAACAGTTTGGAGATGATAGAGTTACCATTAAGTGTACAGCCTACACAAATTGCTTGCTGCCAAAGTACTGGTAATCTTTTAGTGGCCTCTGGGAATAGTGCTATTCTACACGAGTTCAAGATTGAAACTCAGCAAGTGTCAAAGATGAAATTTATAGACTTCGAAGCAAGACCGTGGTCCTTAGGATTCTCATTTTCTCCCACGCATATGGAAATTGTTGAAGATTTCATATCAGTTATGGATAAAACAAATTTATGTGTTTTCCGTTTAACTAATTCAATGTATGAAGATATAGACCAATTAAGTTCTCTAACTTCAACAAATTCTTCATCCGTTGATAAAACATCTATATCCACTGATTCTTCCCTTGTGGAAAATAGTAATAATATGGTTAATCAAGATGACAACGCATTATTACAAGGAACAAATTCCAAACGTAAAAGTTTTAGCCAAGATCTTCATTTCATTGTATCAGAGAATAATGATTCCAGTGGATTAAGCACAAAGTGTAAAagcaagaagcatagaaattctaAAACGAGTATATGGAGTAAACTAGAAACAGGAGATTTTAGAAAAATAAAATCTAATATCAACGAGGCTCTAATAAATTTAGATTGCTTAATGTACAACGAAAGAGATGAATTGCAAATATTGGTTGATCAAGAAATTGTTGATGGAAGTTCACAACCCTTAACCATTAATTTGCCATCTATTAGTTTGGAAAGAGCAGGACCTGGACATACCCTAAGTCCTTTTATATTAAATCCTTCCGACATAAGGATTATAATTAAAACTAATTCTCCTGATTTGGGATGGTCAGAAAATTATACAATAAAAAATTTGTTATCTCTTAAAATAATGGCATCTAATAATAATGCTAAACTTGACGGAAGCTCAGAATTGTTCAGTTGTTGCTTGCTGAAGCCACTGTACATGAGGAAAGAGTGCAACAATTCCTGTTTAAAGAAATCGATTCTCAGATCAGATAAATACATGTACTTGCAAGGTGTAAGTTGCTTTCTGTGTACGCTACAAGAAGGATACCTTTATCATTTTTCTGCCACCAGTTCGAATCCTACAGACGCGACTTGTTTAACTACCTATCCATTTACAGCACCTGTTAatcacgtagcattagagcataCCGCGTTACATGCATTGACCGAGGCTGGTCTAGAATCTTACACACTACGTTTATCCCATCATGTTGCGAGAACGTCAAACGACATGGATAATTTTAGAATTACATGTCCCAGCATTTCTGAGCCCGTTTGTCTAATCGGATTACGACCGTTTCTGGGGATACAACAACTATTACACAGCAAAAGTTACCTAGTCCTCTTGGCCAAAGCTGAAAACTCTTGGACTTTATACTCCTTAATTTTACCTAAATTAGAGAATTTATATTA comes from the Xylocopa sonorina isolate GNS202 chromosome 1, iyXylSono1_principal, whole genome shotgun sequence genome and includes:
- the LOC143432586 gene encoding BLOC-2 complex member HPS3 isoform X1, giving the protein MKNVKICLKNVSNIKINMVRVITVHNFLGQNITQIEEPTASCIANASGHEMLLLALSTHCIEVWELMMSDIKLHTVFPTVDMINQMMHCSKGDYVVTLESKLSRDASINNHSGKTINNFVRIYVNWIMVKDQSQPMRARIAGRVTPSLNRPLNSLEMIELPLSVQPTQIACCQSTGNLLVASGNSAILHEFKIETQQVSKMKFIDFEARPWSLGFSFSPTHMEIVEDFISVMDKTNLCVFRLTNSMYEDIDQLSSLTSTNSSSVDKTSISTDSSLVENSNNMVNQDDNALLQGTNSKRKSFSQDLHFIVSENNDSSGLSTKCKSKKHRNSKTSIWSKLETGDFRKIKSNINEALINLDCLMYNERDELQILVDQEIVDGSSQPLTINLPSISLERAGPGHTLSPFILNPSDIRIIIKTNSPDLGWSENYTIKNLLSLKIMASNNNAKLDGSSELFSCCLLKPLYMRKECNNSCLKKSILRSDKYMYLQGVSCFLCTLQEGYLYHFSATSSNPTDATCLTTYPFTAPVNHVALEHTALHALTEAGLESYTLRLSHHVARTSNDMDNFRITCPSISEPVCLIGLRPFLGIQQLLHSKSYLVLLAKAENSWTLYSLILPKLENLYYDILNAARCHKSSSPSTYRHLLGEAHALIRLTKDAAYNCSDTNEYDDTMHKNGLKLRNLYNQSCALLGDYYIRSEYETDWDLCIPYYKMSGLKPSEVLSRKSSQDAPGLVTFLTDILLTMKSGSEADALFQGFNIVEIICKLKKLDLLKLIFSSPVLREYTTEKLIHLLLLYETDELVKLALALLYIQAEKQEQAEKILEPVSALCIERIVLEHYDLLFDMTAMKKRSPMIPTFSDFAGTLMRQKNSTFAEILTQIIEDGILSLHQIIQVFLEYLPSRVGRDGHNAAMTLQVFLEKYLHNYFSTKLIIDSSVINKNQIRTDFALVEAFKLLVRSYLGKLTQTKVYKIESKENIQESYDNFIFAKFRPHYLNGMPPYAKDYQKVLNVYDLKDLTEIDKTDSEKTVPTELFKLQSVLSCDFIPNECLYEVKQFLETQEIDGSLSLKTLSIKNTEEATALLMENCPQAVVQYAKDMYTTDSEWKYLIELTQNKISTSISRQELHCLYTQIMKAILNYLPHTLSLKSLHRVLPKDDVIAYQKCSEMCNQIMHAEHVKSLIMETGQQLLSTLKL
- the LOC143432586 gene encoding BLOC-2 complex member HPS3 isoform X2 produces the protein MVRVITVHNFLGQNITQIEEPTASCIANASGHEMLLLALSTHCIEVWELMMSDIKLHTVFPTVDMINQMMHCSKGDYVVTLESKLSRDASINNHSGKTINNFVRIYVNWIMVKDQSQPMRARIAGRVTPSLNRPLNSLEMIELPLSVQPTQIACCQSTGNLLVASGNSAILHEFKIETQQVSKMKFIDFEARPWSLGFSFSPTHMEIVEDFISVMDKTNLCVFRLTNSMYEDIDQLSSLTSTNSSSVDKTSISTDSSLVENSNNMVNQDDNALLQGTNSKRKSFSQDLHFIVSENNDSSGLSTKCKSKKHRNSKTSIWSKLETGDFRKIKSNINEALINLDCLMYNERDELQILVDQEIVDGSSQPLTINLPSISLERAGPGHTLSPFILNPSDIRIIIKTNSPDLGWSENYTIKNLLSLKIMASNNNAKLDGSSELFSCCLLKPLYMRKECNNSCLKKSILRSDKYMYLQGVSCFLCTLQEGYLYHFSATSSNPTDATCLTTYPFTAPVNHVALEHTALHALTEAGLESYTLRLSHHVARTSNDMDNFRITCPSISEPVCLIGLRPFLGIQQLLHSKSYLVLLAKAENSWTLYSLILPKLENLYYDILNAARCHKSSSPSTYRHLLGEAHALIRLTKDAAYNCSDTNEYDDTMHKNGLKLRNLYNQSCALLGDYYIRSEYETDWDLCIPYYKMSGLKPSEVLSRKSSQDAPGLVTFLTDILLTMKSGSEADALFQGFNIVEIICKLKKLDLLKLIFSSPVLREYTTEKLIHLLLLYETDELVKLALALLYIQAEKQEQAEKILEPVSALCIERIVLEHYDLLFDMTAMKKRSPMIPTFSDFAGTLMRQKNSTFAEILTQIIEDGILSLHQIIQVFLEYLPSRVGRDGHNAAMTLQVFLEKYLHNYFSTKLIIDSSVINKNQIRTDFALVEAFKLLVRSYLGKLTQTKVYKIESKENIQESYDNFIFAKFRPHYLNGMPPYAKDYQKVLNVYDLKDLTEIDKTDSEKTVPTELFKLQSVLSCDFIPNECLYEVKQFLETQEIDGSLSLKTLSIKNTEEATALLMENCPQAVVQYAKDMYTTDSEWKYLIELTQNKISTSISRQELHCLYTQIMKAILNYLPHTLSLKSLHRVLPKDDVIAYQKCSEMCNQIMHAEHVKSLIMETGQQLLSTLKL